One Gossypium hirsutum isolate 1008001.06 chromosome A11, Gossypium_hirsutum_v2.1, whole genome shotgun sequence genomic window carries:
- the LOC107923687 gene encoding LOB domain-containing protein 25: MGLESLIVTRPKTHQPCAACRMLRRRCDSNCILAPYFPCDEMDRFAKVHKVFGASNVIKMIQMVEETNREDAVKALVYEATARMRDPVYGSTGAICQLQKMVQELEMQLESTKARVLELQQQKDQLWSVLTNVNHLELLSPINGGDNFCLGYDDSIAYDPDKFPVVGDWIF, translated from the exons ATGGGTTTAGAATCTCTCATTGTTACAAGACCCAAGACCCATCAACCATGTGCCGCTTGTAGGATGCTACGCAGGAGATGCGACAGTAATTGCATTCTGGCCCCCTATTTCCCATGTGATGAGATGGACAGGTTTGCCAAGGTGCACAAGGTTTTTGGTGCCAGCAACGTAATCAAAATGATTCAG ATGGTGGAGGAAACAAACAGGGAGGATGCTGTGAAAGCACTGGTCTATGAAGCAACAGCCAGGATGAGAGACCCTGTTTATGGCAGCACTGGAGCTATTTGCCAACTGCAGAAGATGGTGCAAGAACTCGAGATGCAGCTTGAATCAACAAAAGCTCGAGTGTTGGAGCTGCAACAGCAAAAAGATCAGCTTTGGAGCGTTCTTACGAATGTTAATCATCTTGAACTTCTTTCTCCCATTAATGGTGGTGACAACTTTTGTTTAGGTTACGATGATTCTATAGCTTATGATCCAGACAAGTTCCCTGTAGTAGGTGACTGGATCTTTTAA